The genomic DNA AAGTGTATGACTTAAAGCTAAGGTATGTCATTTAATCAGGCTGGtggatttttctctttttatttttcttggtgAGCAATATACAAAAGCGCCCCAGATATGTCATTATGCTAATGAATTGTTATTCCTAATCGCACCTCTTGTTTTTCCACATCAATAACATGAACTCGATTCCCAGGACTGTCGCTGAAGAAAATCAGTTCATCCTTAACAGAAATAACTCCTccaaaagaacaatttttccTAGAATAACGAGCAAACGGAATCGTTATTGAAAAGCAGTGTGTCTACGTCGGGGAAAATTCGTACCACTTAACGCTCAGTCGTTTGGTCGAATTGTCTGTACGGATTTCTGTCTGTttgtcagtctgtctgtcagaAATGTCGGTCTTGGcccaatttttcaaagaccgaTTAGccctaacccagggttaaattttaattcaggtttctttatttctttgttcaaaagtcttttagggaaaatttaaattttaattcaggtttctttatttctttgttcaaaagtcttttagggaaaattttcacaGTTCTCTTTAGAAAATCCAATGAtgaaattgcaagcaaaaagatttaaATTGAACTTTCTCTTAAAGCTTTCggatctgaaatcaaatttcgcACTAAACCTGGGTTACCTttacccagctttgaacaacccgagCCAGGTCAATGAATCGATCGGCCTATATGTCTGTAGCTCGGATGGTCGGCctgttcatcaattttttttacttgctgGTGTGCCTGTTTGACCGTGTGGGATATTATTGGTAAAATCGGGATATTTCTATAGAATTATCCTTTTAACATGTTTAAGGGTTTACAGCCTTACTTGGAAAAACGATTGTTTGACTTAGTGCAGATACCGTCAGTGATCTTGTGCAACACTTCTTTGCTCTTCGGGTCTATGATGTCGACGCCCTCGGATCCAAATACGTAAACCAATTGTTCGGGTGTATTTGACAAGACCGATGCTTCTTTTACactaaaacaaactaaaacgaAATGAAGCAAAAGTtaatttgaacagaaaaaaaaaacttctaagaGGAGGCAAAATTTAGTCCCCGCAGACGTTCCTTAGTATCGGCTTGTCGAAAATCACGCAATGAGTGGAAGACATACACCTAATCTGGTGATAACATATACAATATGCGCGGATATCGGCGAGTTGCGTGGTATTTTTCCGAGCCCTGTTTTTATGTTCGTAACAAGTTTTTCCGAGCCCCACTTTTTCATTCGTTCTCAGCTgcaccacattttgatgtcatctgtgatctattactgttcagacgcacggcaacatggaatctggGATTTTGCATTGATGTAGCTCCTTTAACTATTTCTGGACTGATTCCAAATGCTGCTGGTTCCAAATGCTGTTGGTTTCAAATACTGCTGGTTCCAGATGCTGTACGAGGTTACACGAAACAATCTCCAGCTCTGGGAGGTAAGTGTTACAGGTTTCGATGATTCATGGTTTCGTGCCAATGAGAAACAAGCAGGCTCATACCTTAGTTACAGGGAACAATCTTTGGGACATGAATGTTTATGGTTCGGAATAAAACAGTAACCTGGGTTAAGGATTGCGGCGTCTTTGAAGATCGAAAACACCATAAGTTTGAAATTAGGGGGGCTTTTAGAAAAAGCGTTAAATCAGTTCATGTGAATTCTGTCGAAAATAACGATGGAATCGCCCCCAACTCGACGTTATGGCTAATATCAATCTTACGAGACAACACAGACTACTTGTTGAACACCCGGAATATACAATCAACGCAGTGTCATATTTTGAAGAACAGCATCACACCATGTTTTGTAAAAACTTACCAGttgcaaaaaaagtaaatacaagAAGAAAAACCTTCGCTGAAAGCATTTTCAACAAGCACTGGCTCGATATGATACGAGAATCCGTCAACGTGGTGGTGAATATTGAAGATGGCTGCCTCAGGAATCGTGAATATGCTGAAAATAATCATACCTTAAATGGCCTATGACGTATACTTTCATGTTTCGCCATATCATCAATAGCAAAGTCACGCTTTCGTCAAATCGCACACGCGCTTTCATTGGAAAAGGATTAAGTTGAAGGTCGGGCGGTCAGTCGACAACGAATTAAAGAGCACAGCTGTTGCGTGCAGCTGAAACGAAACGTTACATCATATACTACACTTGGGTCTGATCGAGATTTGGATAACCTTGACCGAGCTTTCCGTTTCAAGTCTTAAGATTCATATGTCTGCAAGTCCGCGCATGGGGTTTTTTAGCCTAAAGAACATAAAACAATAGTCCGGCTAATTCCAAATTCAGGCTTCTCAGACCCAAGTCCAGCGCGTCAACCGTTGTGCCACAACTTTACCCTTCCTGTTATTAGTAGTGGTTGGTTGACCAGACGAcacagagaataaagaagaactGAAACGACAGGTTAAGACTCTTGAAACCTTCCGCATCTAAttacacatttaaatcaaagaacTCAGCGCCTAGAGAAGCTTCTTAAACTTCCAACTTGGGGATAAAGCAAGTTCtcataacaaaaaattgttttctgcacaaaaacagttttatttcaaCCTTACTAAAGTTCGTAAATTAACAAAAACCCTTcgttttaaatttaataaaaccGCCGTGATTTCACCCTCAGTTACTACGACGACATCGTTTTCTTCACTAACGAAGATATAAGATATCATGTTTTCAGAACAAGATAACTTCCGACATTTAATCAATATCTAAACAGTTGTTTAACCGTAAGTAGTGTAGCAAAGATAGATAACCAAATAGAAACTACGTGTGTGGGTTAGCTTGATGAGGATATCGATCGGACAAAGATGAATTATAGAAGATCATTGAAGTTGCAAGTATATCTAAGAAAGAAGCGAGAGCAAAGCCTAAATTCAGTGCTTTTGATGTTTTGAGCACTGCATTAGTATCACGGAATGGTTATACATTAAAACCCGTCTATACAGTGCATTTGAGCTGTGAAAGCGGCAAGATGGCCCGTCAACAACAGACAAAGAATTCGCCCTGTTTGAAAAACTTCTCAGCCTAAATAAAGATACCAAGCCAGTGTAGCTCTCTCGGGATAAAACTACGTTCAGTTTTGACCCAAGTGTTTATTTTCGGAGCGGCCTTTGGAGGCCTGCTCTTGGTCAACGGTTTTCGTTGTTTGCTGATGCGCAGTCTCCTCTCCTTTTATTATAACGTCATTCTGGCCATGACTGAGCCACCAGTCCCAGGCCCATGGGGAACAATTATTGTACGCAGATGGTAAGGCATATCTAGAAGATATGTTTTGCAGTTAACATCATGTTATAATGGTTCGTATAAAAGTTGACTTCATATATTTGAGCTCACTTAATCAGCTATGCTGGTCAAAGTTAAATGATAGATAGGTACTCGTCTCGCTCTGtttattttgtgtcattttgaGAACTTTTTTAGAACCTCACAGGCCAAGAGAATGAAAGCAGTAAGAGGAACAAGggaatatttttctcaaattaatgTCAAGCATCCTTACCTGTGTGGAATTTTGCCGCTACTTGTCGCAACAATAACCATTGTATCCATGTGCGTCACGTCTTTTTCCAATTCAACCTAGGGAAATGAGCATTGCTTAATAGAAAGCGCATATTTTCTGCGGATATTGGGACAACGAAACGTTTGGGGGGTCTGGTTTCTATCTTCTTGCCATTTTAATCTATGGAGATGCAATAAAGTGAATCgtagttaagaaaaaaaatgaaggtgaAACTCTAGAGTCTGACAACTGGACCAATGAATTAGGCAAACCACATTGCATCTATAAAAGCGAAAACGTGCGTACAAATCTAAGAAACCTTAAAAATCCTTGTCAGCCGGGAGTATTACGCATACACTTTCTCTAAAACAAGTATCGTTATGCTCAAAGCTCCCTTTAAGGCGATCACGATGGACTTGGAGGCTAATAACAATGTGCTGAAGTCACAGAATACAACCTCTTTTCAGTATTACCGACTGAAGCACAACTCAACCTTTCAATGACTAATAACATTGCAATCTTCTTTTTAGGAATCAAAAGtgcaatttttattcaaaacacaATCTTTAAATCAATGTTTTTATGCACATTGTGCTGTAAAAGTCTGTGTTCGTTTTATAGATCAGAAATCATCTTTTTCTAAAAAACCTTGAATGCACTTCTCTTTTCGTCAAAACTCATTTCAGAACTTGCCTAAAAATTAGAGTCTTCTGACTTACCTGCTCAACGCCTAATATTCGGCTCGAGCTAATCTTGCAATGGTGATCGATTTGGCTTTGATAACGAATAGGGCAGGATGTAACAGCAAAGCTGTTTGCTATACTCTTTGAAAATGTCGAGCTTCGCGTTGTTTATAGACGCTTATTTATATTAGAGGTTAATTCCACCTGTTAAAAACCCTTCCTAGgggtaaatatttttcatgttaGTTCGTGACTTACCAATTAGTGTTTCTAGTTCCAAAACATCAAGAAGGCTATGGTTATGCTCATagttcccttaaaaaaaaataactgataaatAAAACGATGGCTGCATTGAAGGACGCCACCACAATATTCATCTATGTAACACAAAGGTATTGGGAAATAAGAAATGTCGGAACCGCGGAGTTTACCTCTCTTGCGAGCTTCGGTTATTAACAAAAGGCTGAACACCAATCATAAAAGAAATCAGGGCCTTGCTACATTATATTTTCCATAAATTTAAAACACCGAACACGTTTAAATAAAGTAGTCAGAATAGATGATGTAAGATTTGATTTCAACGAAAAAAATGTGCGTTCAGGGATTAAGGTTTACAtaccttgccagatttgtaaAGAAATTGGCCAACTGAACAAATCTTAGATACTGAAATTACTAAGGGGCTCGTTTCCTATCAGAAACCATAATCTCTATATTTCTACGTGTTTCAACCTGCAGAGCACGTCAGGCAGACCAGAGGGACTTGAAAAATACGCTCTTAAAACCATAGGTTGGGTTCCAAGTCCTGGGCGGCTACTGTTGCTGTCTCGCTCAACTGACTTCCGTAGTATCAAAGGGTATAAAAAAACTGATTCTAACATTAAGAAGAAACCTTAAACGTGCATTTATGACGACAACTTAACTGATTTGTGTTATTATTATACATAGGTGTCAACATTTGTATTCGGTTTGGTTACAAGTAGGATAGGGCCGTGATTTCGTTTCATGCGCGACTTTTGCTTAATTTACGCGCCAAGAACACTCTGTTGTAAGTATGTATTTGCAATAATACATCTTCTGACGGGTGAGGGGCCAATTTAGCTGTAAGCtagttttaaaagctttattttgatTACCTTTACACAAGTGACTCTGAACAATGGCTCGTGAGAACGTCTCATATTAACACTACCTGAACAAAATCAATGCACCTTGCAGTACTCTTGAGAGGCAACGAAGACAATACTGAAGACACTGATTACAATATCGATTTGATTATCCCCAGCTCTTAAGGGCACAATTGTTTTTATCTACATACGTCTCACATTTCCGACGATTAGACTAATTTATTCACTGGTCAAGTAGGCGAAAAGGAGCCTGTCTCCTTTAAAGCTCAGTCGGCCATGTTGAACAGCAAGATTATCCAGCACCAACACATCTCTCTTCCGCCATGAAAATCCCACAGCATTTCGCCAGCCTGTCGCCCGGACATGCTCAATCACTTCCGGGTCAATCTCACCTCCGTCGCCATAAAGTGTGTGAGTTGGATACATGTGGTTGGGGAGAGACACGCCATCAAACATGGGAGACTCCTTGTAGTACGTGTTGTGATGAACGTTTGGTTGTGTGAACCAAATTTTGCGGCCTGTGACTGGATGAGTCGCCAGTGGTGGAAGTACGTACCAGTAATACAGATTTCCGGTGCCTTCCTCCCACTCATAAtgaaacttttctcttttcaagtaTTCTTCAACTTTCTAccattccaaaaaaaaaacaaaaaaaaaacaacgcaTTCAATTGGAAATGATTCTTGATGCAGTTTAATACTACTGATGAATGAGAGGGACCAGTCCATGATATACCAATcagtgtttgtttttcaaaaacatagaaaaggtgagaaaaatgaagtggatcaaaaacacaaaaggaagaCAACGAGATGTCTAAATTGAAGGATATCACCACAATATTCATTTAGGGACCAGACATATAAGGGATGTACTATAAGAAACTtacttttttttagttgaaTGGTAAGTCTTACGTTACAATGAATGAGCAATATTCTGTCGTCGAAATAAAAatgtgtattttattttcttggagCCTCTGTTCATCCAGAAGAGTGAATGGTTACCGGCAAACTTTCAGGGAGACCCGGTGAAAGGTTgtgggagggagggaggggggtagCTTGCAGTTGACTGGTACCCCAGGGAGTAGGAAAGGCAATACTTCTAGTCGTATAACGCTGCAGAAGCCGGGATAATATCCGATAAGATGAGCCACTAGGCTAGCTGTCACTCTTAACTCTTTACCGAAAGAGAAACATAACACATACCTTTGGGTCTTTGGTCATAAACGACTGTTGCCAAGAGGCATAGGGATGATGTTTCTCGTCAGGTAGGTATCGCGTGTAGCGTATTTGTCTTTCTTCCAGTATCCTTACCACTTCCGGATCAAGCTGATCGTAGACCTCGTTATTTCTGACCAGCGGAGTTACACCTCCCCATTCTTCGTTAGGCTCagtgagacaaaagaaaatgaccTGTTATAAAGAGAATATGTTATTAGGAAATTACCATATGAGGGGAAAGCCAACCTCTCAAAATGTGTCGAAAATGTTTTTCGTCTGAGGGTTATGAAATGATAACTCTTAATCCGGGGAGCATAAAGGACTAAGGAGTTGGCggatcaatgttagtatctgaccaactgcgcacctacccctcccctaacccaaaattaacTCTAGATTGTTATCGGTTAATTGTCGTTGGTttaagggaggggtgggtaggTTCGCAGTTGCTCAGAAACTTACATACGAGTTACTTACGAGTGTTTTGTCTGGGAGTCACCGTGACCTTATGATCACATGGAAACGTTTGGGTCCAATACCTGAGCCCAAATTCTCCTGTTTTGTTATTGCGTTTTATCCCATTCAAAAGTATCATTGAGTACTTTTGACTTCTAAGTGAGACTTAATCAAATCCTGTTAAGTGACATGCGATATACTATTATCCAGTTCAAGAGGATTAGCGTACCTCAAGTTTACGGTTAATTGATTCATTTTATCGAAACCGTGAATAACTCACTTGGCCACTTGTCTCTCTTTCAGGGTAcagtctgtttttttctttttttctcagggGGAGAAACAGAGGATGGGGGGGGGGTGTAGGGGGGctcacatgattttcaggggTAACGGATGGGGCATTAGTCGTTACCAACAGAGTATCAAGGATGGAcgatagaaaattgactgcaaatTTACTGCCGATAAGGGAAGGGGGAACATAAGAATATTGCAGAGGCTAATGGGGGGGTACATGCCACAACTAGATTCCTCCAATCCACCACCCATCTAAAAATTCTAAGGTCTAAATGTCTAATAGTGAATGGAAACGCATCACCTTCTTGGGATGAACTGGTGAACAAGCCATCTCATTATGAAGCTCGATGTTAAAATCTGGGGGATCACTAGTGGATAAATACACTTCCGTTTCACCTTCTGCTAGGTATCTGTTTCCGGTGCCACCTTCGTAATTCGTTGGTTTGTAGCCGAGGTTGTCCGCAAACTTGGCGAAATCTCCCGCCTCAAACAGGGGTAGATTTCGAAATAAGACAGCGCTGTATTTTGGAAGAACTTTATCAAGCTGTTCCCGGCAAAGCTGACCCCATTTATCAGGGGTCAGGTGATCAATAGATTCGGCGCGCAAAGCAAATGGGAATCCTTCTCTTGCAGATGAAAGGAATTTCGGGAGGCCCTTTCCACCAGATCCAGGCAGGTATTTCCTGCCAGCAATTTGATGTTTAAATTGCAGCGCTAAATCCTTGAGAGGTAAAGGTGTGAAGAACGACTGATTTTCTGGAACTTGAGGCTTTGAGGAAAAGGATATTGTTAGCCTGATCGCACATAAAATGGATCGTGTTCCATGGTGTACGGGATTCCCCGTGAAAACAGATTTTGATGTTGACATCTGCAAAATGATATATACATATTACTGAATAGTCGAAAgtaaagaatatattttcaggTAATAGATAATTTTAAGTCACCTTTCTTTGCTTAACGAATTATCtctttggtttttaagttttcaaggaaaaaccAACACATTGATGGTTATTGTTCAAGTTCAGTTAATTTGACTTCTTTAAATCGGAGATTTATATTTTAACACATTTCGTGAATACATTTCACTATACTTTGCATCCTAAGAGAGGCTTTTCATTGCTAAGCACACAGCATACTAGTTACACCACGTACAGCCTATACGAGAAGGCCAATTATTGAAATGTTTGGAGACGAGCCAGGAAAATGGGAAAGATGCAGGAATTGAAATTTACAATTATGTTTACTACAGATGGTTTAGTCATTACTTCCTTCTTGTGTGGCTAAGAGGAGGCAGAATCATGAAGGTTAAACATCAGAGTTGAGAGGACATTCTGTTACGATAGCATCAAACTACAGGATGTGATATTGTAGCAATGACGCCTGATATCAACTctgattttgatgaaaatacTCGATTTGGCGCCTTTGGGATGAAATGCTTGATTTTCATAGCGCATTAGTAATCATTTCGTTTGTAGGTTCGGAAGCTCGTCAGTGTGTGCGGTGAAATTAGTTCGCTCGAGAACTGCGTCGGGAACATAACAAGGCTCATGACCAGAAATacctttgttgttgtttcctcTGTCACCAATTAGAATTCTCTCGTCTCTCTAACGCCTGAATGCATAAATGAATTAAACTTTTGGAAAGACAATCTTGCTACCATCAACGGTTTGCCTTTGTGGCCCGTAAAGCGCAAACCAACGAAAATTGTATACTCAGATGCGTCTGATGCAACCTGCAGAAGTTATATTCAGTTCGAAAACAAAGTCCCCATGTAATTTGTGGTAATCCTAATAAGCAAATCAATATTTTGCCGGCACGTATTAGAGGTCCGGGGGCGGGTGCGAGGTGCGCGGAGACTTATGGGATCGTAGTTTGTAAGTAGAGGTCGTTAGTAGGGCAAGACATTTTACGGTCCGCCTTCGCCCTGTTAATTTGTTCCTTTtcgatttcatttttgtctAAATGTAGAGCTGTACTTGCATACTACCTTAAGTAACTGTGTATAACATGTCATTCATAGGATACCCTAAAACCCCAAGGGTGGCACCTGTAacatttctttcgtttttctaAATctcaaattacaatttttctcttcctcttcctctaccccattcgttttttttttgtattcacgcgcggcgcgcgtgattttataaattagccaatcacgtcaaagaactttaaccttgacattggaaaactgacgtggacatttttcgcgtacttttagctttgttttcgcggagttttagttgttttttagctttcgttcgcgtaaatttgttactcctttgttttcggagtttttattttagttgaaAGTTGAGGTTCTTTGAACAAGTTTAATACGTATTTTCTACGGAGTGTGGACTCTGGTCTCTTTTTTTgcgtaaatggattttttacaTGGTGCCGAGACCCGGGAATATTGACTCACTGAAGAGTTCGATCTCTCGAAATTCTGGCTTTAATGACACAAGAGCACATCGAAGATGAAATCAAGGATACTGGAAACTTCAGAGAATCTATTCATCAAATGATAGTGGAAATTGACGAACTCTCAACACAGATTAACTGGAAAAGGCCGGAAATACAGATAAGTCAATTCCTCTCTCTAATTCTAATTCGTTTACTGAAAGTCTTGGAATCGGAAAGGGAAAACTGCCGAAGATTAACCTTGAGAAATTCCAAGTTGATCCTATTTTCTTTCAATCCATTCTGGGACTCATTTGCAAGTGCAGTCGATGACAACCCTGGTTTATCAGATGTTGACAAACTCAATTATTTGAGAAATCTGTTAGTAGGGCCAGTCGAGGGCTACCGCTTACAGCAGAAATTTACGAGTCAGCTAGAGCCATTCTAAAGAAACGATTTGAGCAACCTCAAGTAATCATTAATGCTCACATAGAGGGATTAGAGAAAGTATCAGCTGTAAGCGTGTACAATCATTTGAGACGTCTACGCCTTCTTTATGATCGAGTTGAAGCTCACGTTCGAGCTTTACAAGTCCTGGGAATAAACTCTGAATCGTATGGGAAGCTTTTGATTCCACTCCTCATGGAATAAGTACCTCCGAATATGCGCTTGAGAATTTCAAGGACCGTGGATCAACCAGAATGGGACTTGGATGTTTTACTTGACGCCTTTGACCATGAAATTGAAGCGAGAGAGCGATGCGAGCCGATTGGAACGAACCCGACCGATCCTTCTACCTCTAAGAACCCTTTCTTCAGCTCTTATTAATCAGTCTTAGGGATCTGTGACATGTACCAACCTGTTGAAATGAGAGAGCCGCTGCTTTATTTGTTTACGTCGCAACCATTTGGCAAGGAATTGTTCTCAAGGCAAGGCATGCCGCAATTTCTCAGGAAGACATCATATGTTAATCAGCGAGAAAGCCAACAGCAGTCGTGTCAACTCCGAAAATGCCGCTTAAAGAAGTAATGTAATGACCGTCAATGAAGCAAATCGCCGAGAAAACAAGTCCTCTACAACAGTGTACGTGGACTCAAACATGTCAATTTTGCTGCAAACGGCCAACGCCTTTGTGTCACGGATCCATCAACCTCATTCTGCTGTAACTATGC from Pocillopora verrucosa isolate sample1 chromosome 2, ASM3666991v2, whole genome shotgun sequence includes the following:
- the LOC131771219 gene encoding dapdiamide synthesis protein DdaC-like; its protein translation is MSTSKSVFTGNPVHHGTRSILCAIRLTISFSSKPQVPENQSFFTPLPLKDLALQFKHQIAGRKYLPGSGGKGLPKFLSSAREGFPFALRAESIDHLTPDKWGQLCREQLDKVLPKYSAVLFRNLPLFEAGDFAKFADNLGYKPTNYEGGTGNRYLAEGETEVYLSTSDPPDFNIELHNEMACSPVHPKKVIFFCLTEPNEEWGGVTPLVRNNEVYDQLDPEVVRILEERQIRYTRYLPDEKHHPYASWQQSFMTKDPKKVEEYLKREKFHYEWEEGTGNLYYWYVLPPLATHPVTGRKIWFTQPNVHHNTYYKESPMFDGVSLPNHMYPTHTLYGDGGEIDPEVIEHVRATGWRNAVGFSWRKRDVLVLDNLAVQHGRLSFKGDRLLFAYLTSE